In one Asterias amurensis chromosome 9, ASM3211899v1 genomic region, the following are encoded:
- the LOC139941482 gene encoding probable ATP-dependent RNA helicase DDX59 yields MFVPRAVKRKPAKSPAASTASTKKKADVIPVNTVINTQTTSEFKHIDHCNTSHQTLDRSKSTNSIDAGHCISALGKEIVTENEVQKTTLCQGESSVIKLEGSSTNFEAKPTPAAGVHSHIKCPSQGFLIKTDTVPLQLKCKDEDEVLGIKKDSTISNVYKEGSEFGVSSGIHGGSDLPGIPIDIAAIRKSIANIKRDGRLASLTTPSKKEEGVVTTDNTDEKNGQIDEEHESDEEEVVSYSKNQRWPVDDEPVCVICGRYGAYICDQTEFDICSRECKARNLARLGKTSATNQLSTPAPEQVNTTKVIIEEPEPIGYMYQEHEEISDLTKEQVQEIRAQVDIFVEGMDIPRPIIEFSHLVAPKKMEANLANVGYNMPTPVQMQVIPAALRWRDMMVCAQTSSGKTAAFLVPTILQIYNTVCFRDSKEEGSKPLGLILSPSRELAMQIEEQAKQLMQGLPNMRTALVVGGLPMPTQLHRLKQDIQFIIATPGRILDVIQKEGVSLTAIKTVIIDEVDTMLHKGFKQQVLDVMSHLPNSHQTMLFSATIPQSMENVAASLLYNPLYISIGKPNTPCTSVKQIVMWVEEPAKKKNLFAVLQDPKHYRPPLVVFVDSKIGAGLLSLAINKTCDIRAASLHGDRPQSERTETLQCFRDGEYPVLVCTAVLGRGIDLPGVRMVVNFDMPNTVEEYIHQIGRTGRLGSKGKAITFINNGSKNLFLEFVNTVKPLGVPLPPQLINSTHLHYQQQGHRTWQQDTRWKRERKNCDDEDAGEGRRQGGNESYFGYKRRKQEASAVGELLKKRKHKKGNR; encoded by the exons ATGTTTGTTCCAAGGGCAGTCAAACGCAAGCCAGCAAAATCACCTGCAGCCTCAACAGCTTCTACCAAAAAGAAAGCGGATGTTATTCCTGTCAACACTGTGATAAATACACAGACTACCTCAGAGTTTAAGCACATTGACCATTGCAACACTTCTCATCAAACCCTCGACCGTTCCAAATCAACAAACAGCATAGACGCTGGACATTGCATCTCAGCTTTAGGAAAAGAAATAGTAACAGAGAATGAAGTTCAGAAAACCACCTTGTGCCAAGGAGAATCATCAGTCATAAAGTTGGAAGGCTCATCAACTAATTTTGAGGCAAAACCTACTCCAGCAGCTGGAGTGCATTCACACATCAAATGCCCAAGCCAAGGATTCTTGATTAAAACAGATACTGTACCTTTACAGCTTAAGTGCAAAGATGAGGATGAAGTTTTAGGAATTAAGAAAGACTCTACAATTTCAAATGTATATAAAGAGGGCTCAGAATTCGGTGTCAGCAGTGGGATACATGGTGGTTCTGACCTTCCGGGGATTCCAATCGATATTGCTGCAATAAGGAAGTCTATCGCAAATATCAAAAGAGATGGGAGACTGGCATCTTTGACAACACCTTCAAAAAAAGAGGAAGGTGTGGTAACGACGGATAATACTGATGAGAAGAATGGGCAGATAGATGAGGAACATGAGAGTGATGAGGAGGAAGTTGTGTCATACAGTAAAAACCAAAGATGGCCTGTTGATGATGAACCTGTGTGTGTCATATGCGGCAGATACGGAGCTTACATTTGTGATCAGACTGAGTTTGATATTTGCAGCCGTGAATGCAAAGCCAGGAATTTGGCGAGACTTGGAAAGACTTCAGCAACG AATCAGTTATCAACTCCAGCTCCTGAACAGGTCAATACAACCAAGGTTATCATTGAAGAACCTGAACCCATTGGTTACATGTATCAAGAACATGAGGAGATCTCAGACCTAACCAAAGAACAAGTTCAAGAAATCAGAGCACAG GTTGACATCTTTGTTGAAGGAATGGACATTCCAAGACCAATCATTGAATTCTCACATCTTGTTGCTCCAAAGAAAA TGGAGGCCAATCTTGCCAATGTTGGGTACAACATGCCTACCCCAGTCCAGATGCAGGTCATTCCAGCAGCGTTGAGATGGCGTGACATGATGGTGTGTGCTCAGACAAGCTCCGGAAAAA CTGCTGCTTTCCTTGTTCCCACCATTCTACAAATCTACAACACTGTGTGTTTTAGAGACAGCAAAGAAGAGGGGAGCAAACCCCTGGGATTGATCCTGTCACCTTCCAGAGAGCTAGCCATGCAAATTGAGGAGCAGGCCAAACAACTGATGCAAG GTTTACCTAACATGAGGACAGCTCTTGTGGTAGGGGGACTACCAATGCCGACACAGCTACATCGACTCAAACAAGATATCCAGTTTATCATTGCTACTCCTGGTAGAATCCTTGATGTCATTCAGAAAGAAG GTGTATCATTAACAGCAATTAAGACAGTGATTATTGATGAGGTTGACACCATGCTACATAAAGGCTTCAAACAACAG GTGTTGGATGTGATGAGTCATCTTCCAAACTCTCATCAGACGATGCTGTTCTCTGCAACAATACCTCAATCCATGGAGAATGTAGCTGCATCATTGCTTTATAATCCACTCTACATCTCAATCGGCAAG CCCAACACTCCATGTACTTCAGTAAAGCAGATTGTGATGTGGGTGGAAGAACCGGCTAAGAAGAAGAATCTCTTTGCAGTACTGCAGGATCCCAAGCATTATAG GCCTCCCTTGGTGGTGTTTGTTGACTCTAAAATTGGTGCCGGACTTCTTTCACTAGCGATCAACAAG ACATGTGACATCCGTGCAGCCTCTCTGCATGGTGACAGACCCCAGAGTGAAAGGACTGAGACACTACAGTGCTTCAGGGATGGGGAATACCCGGTTCTGGTGTGCACAGCTGTCCTGGGTCGGGGCATTGACCTCCCAGGGGTCAGGATGGTTGTGAACTTTGACATGCCAAACACAGTAGAAGAATACATCCATCAG ATTGGACGAACAGGCCGTCTAGGAAGTAAAGGAAAAGCCATAACTTTCATCAACAACGGAAGCAAAAAT CTGTTCCTTGAGTTTGTGAACACGGTCAAGCCCCTGGGTGTACCTCTCCCGCCCCAGCTGATCAACTCGACCCACCTTCACTACCAGCAGCAAGGTCATCGTACCTGGCAACAAGACACAAGATGGAAAAGGGAAAGGAAGAATTGTGACGATGAGGATGCAGGGGAGGGACGGAGACAAGGAGGCAATGAAAGCTACTTTGGTTACAAGAGGAGGAAACAAGAAGCAAG TGCCGTTGGTGAACTTCTGAAGAAGCGCAAGCACAAGAAGGGAAACAGGTGA
- the LOC139941483 gene encoding ATP synthase subunit alpha, mitochondrial-like, which translates to MSMLSARVTAAVARALTRQAPQATKGCVGAAFACHRNITTSRPTNAAGGTAEVSSILEERILGYTPKESMEETGRVLTIGDGIARVYGLKNIQAEEMVEFSSGLKGMALNLERDNVGVVVFGNDKLIKEGDVVKRTGAIVDVPIGLELLGRVVDALGTPIDGKGPINTTTRARVGVKAPGIIPRISVREPMQTGIKAVDSLVPIGRGQRELIIGDRQTGKTAVAIDTIINQKGFNEGKDEKAKLYCIYVAIGQKRSTVAQLVKRLTDAGAINYTIVVSATASDAAPLQYLAPYSGCAMGEFFRDNGRHALIIYDDLSKQAVAYRQMSLLLRRPPGREAYPGDVFYLHSRLLERAAKMNDEFGGGSLTALPVIETQAGDVSAYIPTNVISITDGQIFLETELFYKGIRPAINVGLSVSRVGAAAQIKAMKQVAGSMKLELAQYREVAAFAQFGSDLDTATQNLLNRGVRLTELLKQGQYAPMAVEEQVAVIFAGVRGHLDKVDPSNITKFEKAFLPHIRNNHQAELDDIRNRGSITPETDAKLKAIVLKFLETFEP; encoded by the exons ATGTCGATGTTGTCGGCTCGTGTAACGGCCGCTGTGGCCAGGGCGCTCACAAGGCAAGCCCCCCAG GCAACTAAAGGATGTGTAGGGGCAGCCTTCGCATGTCACAGAAATATCACAACTTCTAGACCAACAAATGCTGCTGGAG GTACGGCCGAGGTATCCTCCATCCTTGAGGAGCGTATCTTGGGGTACACCCCAAAGGAGAGCATGGAGGAGACAGGGCGTGTGCTAACCATCGGTGACGGTATTGCTCGTGTCTATGGCCTGAAGAACATCCAGGCAGAGGAAATGGTAGAATTCTCCAGTGGGCTGAAG GGTATGGCCTTGAACTTGGAACGCGACAATGTTGGTGTGGTCGTGTTTGGTAACGATAAGCTCATCAAGGAAGGTGATGTAGTCAAGAGAACAGGTGCCATTGTAGATGTCCCGATCGGTCTAGAGCTGCTCGGCAGAGTTGTCGATGCCCTGGGCACACCCATCGACGGAAAG GGTCCAATCAACACCACCACACGTGCACGTGTAGGAGTCAAGGCACCAGGTATCATCCCCCGCATCTCTGTGAGGGAACCTATGCAGACTGGTATCAAAGCTGTGGATAGTCTGGTACCCATTGGCCGTGGACAGAGAGAGTTGATCATCGGTGACAGACAGACTGG CAAAACTGCTGTAGCTATCGACACCATCATCAACCAGAAGGGATTCAACGAGGGTAAAGATGAGAAGGCAAAGCTGTATTGTATCTACGTTGCTATCGGACAGAAGAGGAGTACAGTAGCTCAACTCGTCAAGAGACTAACTGATGCCG GTGCCATTAATTACACCATCGTTGTGAGTGCTACAGCTTCCGATGCTGCCCCTCTGCAGTACCTTGCTCCATACTCTGGCTGTGCTATGGGAGAATTCTTCCGAGACAATGGCAGACACGCTCTCATCATCTATGATGATTTATCCAAACAG GCTGTAGCCTACCGTCAGATGTCCCTTCTACTGAGGCGTCCCCCAGGTCGTGAGGCCTACCCTGGTGATGTCTTCTATCTTCACTCCCGTCTTCTAGAACGTGCCGCCAAGATGAATGACGAGTTCGGTGGTGGCTCCCTGACTGCCTTGCCAGTCATTGAGACCCAGGCTGGTGATGTGTCTGCTTACATCCCAACCAATGTGATTTCTATCACTGATGGACAG ATCTTCTTGGAGACTGAGTTGTTCTACAAGGGTATCCGCCCTGCCATCAACGTCGGTCTGTCTGTCAGTCGTGTAGGCGCAGCCGCCCAGATCAAGGCCATGAAACAG GTTGCTGGTTCTATGAAGCTGGAGTTGGCCCAGTACCGTGAGGTCGCTGCCTTTGCCCAGTTTGGATCTGATCTTGATACAGCTACCCAGAACCTTCTGAACAGGGGTGTCCGTCTGACTGAGCTTCTTAAGCAGGGACAATATG CTCCCATGGCTGTGGAAGAGCAAGTTGCTGTCATCTTTGCCGGTGTTCGTGGTCACCTTGACAAGGTAGACCCATCCAACATCACCAAGTTTGAGAAGGCTTTCCTTCCCCACATCCGCAACAACCACCAAGCCGAGCTAGACGACATCAGAAATCGCGGATCCATCACCCCAGAGACGGATGCCAAACTCAAGGCCATCGTCCTTAAGTTCTTGGAAACATTTGAGCCATGA